The genomic interval TCCATACGAATCATGTCGACACCCATTTCATGATAGTATTTAAAGAAACCGTCGATCCATTCGCGTGCGCCCGGGTGTGTAGCCAGTCCCCAAACATGCCATTTGTCCTGATGACCGGGGTGCTCCACAAAATCATCGCTATTAGGGTCATAGATCAGCGAGCCTGCGGTATACTGCGTTCCCGGTATCAGTACATCTTTGTCACAGTGTATCCACATGGGGTTGTCGTAAATACCTACGCGTATGCCACGCTCATGCGCTGCTTCGACCAAATCCTTTAAAGCCAGCGATGATTGGTGAGTCATGTACGGCGAACCATTTTCAGCGCGGAATGTGCCGGAACCGTCTGTACACACCATGTCGTAACCATAGGGCAGCAACTCTTTCTTTACCCAGTCTAGCACTTCTATCCATTGTTCGAGAGTATATACGCACTCATCAGGGCCGCGGCCTTCGGATTCGCCGGTTTTCATATATTCGTATATAGACCAGTATAGAGGTGCCTTATAAGAGTGCATATCCTCTATCTGTGGGAGCGGCGGCAGTGAGACTTTATCGTAACTCGACGGGGCCTTCATTTCGTTGAAACCGTTATCCTTGCAGGCGCCCACCAACAATATGGCACACAAAGCCAATACCAATACAGTTATATATTTTACTTTCATGTCGTTATCCAATGTAGTTTCTATTTAAGATTCATTTGGGAGGTCTTTATGAAATATTTACCAGCCTCGACCTACCAGTTATTCTTCGTCCACCTTGCCGTCATATATACTGCTATAGGTGTTGTTGCCAAGGTTAAAACTGAGAGTGTAGTAGCCGCGTGTGGTCACTTTCCACTGTTCATCGGGAGCGTCGCGGCGCGGGGCCTGCATGGGTCTGTCGACGATGGTCTCCGTACCGATTTCCTCTCCATCGACTAGGGGATGCACAAAGGGTTGAGCCCAAGTACCTATTTCGAAGCAGAGTTTAAATGTACCCGGATTGAGGATACCACGATAGATATACACGTTAGCTTTATCTTCAGAAGGGATGAGCTGGTCAGGATTGTTTATATCCCAATCGGGATTGTTAGGCGTAACGTCGCCGATAAGGTATACGTTGCTCAACGGCTCTTCGGGCTGCTCACCTTCGTAGATGCTGCTCCATGTGAAGTCTCTTAAGTCGAACGTCAGCGTATACACGCCGCTATCTGTCACTTTCCAAAGTTCGTCTTCTCCACCTTTTCGCGGTGATTGCATCTTTTTATCGGTTACATTCTGGGTACCGATAGGTTCATTGTTAATCATGGGGTGAATGAAAGGTTGTGCCCATGTACCGGTTTTGAAGCAAAGTTTAAATGTCCCCGGATTGAGAACGCCCTGATACGTCCACAAGTAAGGGTCTTCTTCCGACTGGACAAGCAGGTCGGGTTTATCGATGTCCCATGTCGGATTATTGGGCGTGGTATTACCGACAAGGTAAAGCGCCTTGACTTTCGATGGCAACTCGCCGCTGAGTACCTTCAGTTCTTTCTCGCCTTCGCATGCCGTGGCGACAAAGAGACACAAGGCTACTGACGACAAAAGTATATGCTTGATTTTAAACATCGTAAATGCTATTTTAGAATTA from uncultured Alistipes sp. carries:
- a CDS encoding SusF/SusE family outer membrane protein; the protein is MFKIKHILLSSVALCLFVATACEGEKELKVLSGELPSKVKALYLVGNTTPNNPTWDIDKPDLLVQSEEDPYLWTYQGVLNPGTFKLCFKTGTWAQPFIHPMINNEPIGTQNVTDKKMQSPRKGGEDELWKVTDSGVYTLTFDLRDFTWSSIYEGEQPEEPLSNVYLIGDVTPNNPDWDINNPDQLIPSEDKANVYIYRGILNPGTFKLCFEIGTWAQPFVHPLVDGEEIGTETIVDRPMQAPRRDAPDEQWKVTTRGYYTLSFNLGNNTYSSIYDGKVDEE